In the Suncus etruscus isolate mSunEtr1 chromosome 17, mSunEtr1.pri.cur, whole genome shotgun sequence genome, TCACGCAGCCCGGCACCACGCGGTTGCGGAGCTTGAGCGACACGCGCGCGTAGGCCAGCACGATGACCAGCAGCGGCAGCACGTAGGTGGCCAGCAGCAGCGCCCACGCGTACAGCCGGCGCTGGCCTTCCTGCGCGCCCCAGAACTCCTCGCACAGGCGCACGCGGTGCGGCCGCAGCTCCAGGTGGTAGGTGTGCAGCGCGGCGGGCAGGGCCAGCGCGGCCGACAGCGCCCAGATGGCCAGCACGGCGCAGGCGCTCAGGCGCAGCGACATGCGCCGGCGCAGCGGGTGCACCAGCACGACGTAGCGGTCCACGGCGATGGTGGCGAGCGTGAACACCGACACGTACACCGTCACGGGCTGCAGGAAGAAGACCAGGTGGCACAGGCCGCCGCCGAACACCCAGCCGCGCGGCTCGAAGGCGTAGGCCAGGGTGAGCGGCACGCAGGCGGCGCACATGAGCACGTCGGACAGCGCCAGGTTGCCGATGAGGAAGTTGGTGACGCTGTGCAGCCGCCGCACGCGCGCGATCACCAGCACCAGCAGGCAGTTGCCCACCAGCCCCACGACCACCACCACGCTGTAGAGCAGCACGATGAGCCCCTTGAGCTGGTGCACCAGCTGCAGGCTCTGGAACGGCGTGAAGGCCGCGGCGCCCGGGCGCGCCGTGGACGCGTTGCTCGCGGGGGCCTCTGCGCTCTGGTTGGCGGGAGCCCACGCCGCCGCCGCGGACACGGACGGCGCGGAGCGGCGGGTCGGCAGGGTCTCCATGGCCACCCGTCCG is a window encoding:
- the PRLHR gene encoding prolactin-releasing peptide receptor; translation: METLPTRRSAPSVSAAAAWAPANQSAEAPASNASTARPGAAAFTPFQSLQLVHQLKGLIVLLYSVVVVVGLVGNCLLVLVIARVRRLHSVTNFLIGNLALSDVLMCAACVPLTLAYAFEPRGWVFGGGLCHLVFFLQPVTVYVSVFTLATIAVDRYVVLVHPLRRRMSLRLSACAVLAIWALSAALALPAALHTYHLELRPHRVRLCEEFWGAQEGQRRLYAWALLLATYVLPLLVIVLAYARVSLKLRNRVVPGCVTRTQAHLERARRRRTFGLLLLVVVVFALCWLPLHVFNLLRDLDPRAIDPYAFGLVQLLCHWLAMSSACYNPFIYAWLHDSFRDELRKMWLAWPRKVAPRGQSMTVSVVI